Proteins encoded in a region of the Paramagnetospirillum magneticum AMB-1 genome:
- the lpxK gene encoding tetraacyldisaccharide 4'-kinase produces MRAPDFWRKDNAVSRLLAPLGAIYGWAVRRNLERAEEYRPAVPVICVGNIVVGGAGKTPVGIALARRLIAAGVKPHFLTRGYGGTEVGPRAVDLDRHDFARVGDEALLLAREAPTWVSRWRPDGAVAATEMGAEVIIMDDGFQNGSIAKDLSLVVVDGSYGFGNGRTMPAGPCREPPDQGLARADAMVVIGKDRRGLAELARAHGIPLLAARLVPGPEGADLKGRKVVAFAGIGRPEKFFASLKQCGARLTADHSFPDHHPFTRADIEALLAEAEANEALLITTAKDRVRLPADLRARVAVLSVSLDWDAPSLLTPLFDRIGVRA; encoded by the coding sequence ATGCGCGCCCCTGACTTCTGGCGCAAGGACAATGCCGTCTCGCGCCTGCTGGCGCCGCTGGGAGCAATCTATGGCTGGGCGGTGCGCCGCAACCTGGAGCGGGCCGAGGAATACCGCCCCGCCGTGCCGGTAATCTGCGTCGGCAATATCGTGGTGGGCGGAGCCGGCAAGACCCCGGTGGGCATCGCCCTGGCCCGCCGCTTGATCGCCGCCGGGGTGAAGCCCCACTTCCTGACCCGGGGCTATGGCGGCACCGAGGTCGGCCCCCGCGCCGTGGACCTGGACCGCCACGACTTCGCCCGGGTGGGCGACGAGGCCCTGCTGCTGGCCCGCGAGGCTCCCACCTGGGTGTCGCGCTGGCGCCCCGACGGCGCGGTGGCCGCCACCGAGATGGGGGCCGAGGTCATCATCATGGATGACGGCTTCCAGAACGGCTCCATCGCCAAGGACCTGTCGCTGGTGGTGGTGGATGGCAGCTACGGCTTCGGCAACGGCCGCACCATGCCGGCCGGGCCGTGCCGCGAACCGCCGGACCAGGGGCTGGCCCGCGCCGACGCCATGGTGGTGATCGGCAAGGACCGCCGGGGCCTGGCTGAGCTGGCCCGCGCCCACGGCATCCCCCTGCTGGCCGCCCGTCTGGTCCCCGGCCCCGAGGGCGCCGACCTGAAGGGCCGCAAGGTGGTGGCCTTCGCCGGCATCGGCCGTCCGGAAAAGTTCTTCGCCTCCCTGAAGCAATGCGGGGCGCGGCTGACCGCCGACCATTCCTTTCCCGACCACCACCCTTTCACCCGCGCCGATATCGAGGCCCTGCTGGCCGAGGCCGAGGCCAACGAGGCCCTGCTGATCACCACCGCCAAGGACCGGGTCCGGCTGCCCGCCGACCTGCGCGCCCGCGTGGCGGTGCTGAGCGTATCGCTGGACTGGGACGCCCCCTCTCTGCTAACTCCCCTGTTCGACCGGATCGGAGTGAGGGCATGA